A region from the Candidatus Limnocylindrales bacterium genome encodes:
- a CDS encoding alcohol dehydrogenase catalytic domain-containing protein has translation MKQIVLQAPGHLEIVEAADPRPGPRDVVLRVHAALTCGTDLKAYRRGHPKMPPPTPFGHEYAGVVVDAGREVQGFRVGDAVMAVNSGPCGRCFFCQRDQENLCESLMDEMVLGAYAEYLLVPERVLRRNAFAKPEQLTFEQAALLEPLSSVCFGLTFVPQNKIRDEATVVILGAGPIAMLWLRVLQSHGAARVVVAGRRSARLATAAAMGALATIGEGEDLAGRVQELTSGRGADAVIECTGMPQMWELAPTLARRGGTAVLFGGCARGTIATFDTYRLHYDGVHIASPFHFRPRDVAEARRLLCSPSLDWSPLISGRAALADVPELFTHLGDGGEMKIAIAPHGAASAQATR, from the coding sequence GCGTGCACGCCGCGCTCACGTGCGGAACCGACCTCAAGGCCTATCGTCGCGGCCATCCCAAGATGCCGCCGCCGACGCCGTTCGGCCACGAGTATGCGGGCGTGGTCGTGGATGCGGGAAGGGAAGTGCAGGGCTTCCGCGTTGGCGACGCGGTAATGGCCGTCAACAGCGGGCCCTGCGGCCGCTGCTTCTTCTGCCAGCGCGACCAGGAGAACCTGTGCGAGTCGCTGATGGACGAGATGGTGCTCGGCGCCTATGCCGAATACCTGCTCGTGCCCGAGCGCGTGCTGCGCCGAAACGCGTTCGCCAAGCCCGAGCAGCTGACGTTCGAGCAGGCGGCGCTGCTCGAGCCGCTCTCGTCGGTCTGCTTCGGCCTGACCTTCGTCCCGCAGAACAAGATCCGCGACGAAGCCACCGTCGTCATTCTCGGCGCCGGCCCCATCGCGATGTTGTGGCTGCGCGTGCTTCAGTCGCATGGCGCCGCTCGCGTCGTCGTTGCCGGCCGCCGCAGCGCAAGGCTGGCGACCGCCGCTGCGATGGGAGCGCTCGCCACGATCGGCGAAGGCGAGGATCTTGCCGGTCGGGTGCAGGAGCTGACGAGCGGGCGCGGCGCGGACGCGGTGATCGAGTGCACGGGCATGCCGCAGATGTGGGAGCTGGCGCCGACGCTGGCACGCCGCGGTGGCACCGCCGTCCTGTTCGGCGGCTGCGCGCGCGGCACCATCGCCACTTTCGACACCTACCGACTGCACTACGACGGCGTGCACATCGCCAGCCCCTTTCACTTCCGCCCGCGCGACGTCGCCGAAGCACGCCGCCTCCTGTGCTCGCCGTCGCTGGACTGGTCGCCGCTGATCAGCGGCCGCGCGGCGCTGGCGGACGTGCCCGAGCTGTTCACGCATCTCGGCGATGGCGGGGAGATGAAGATCGCGATCGCTCCGCACGGGGCCGCATCGGCGCAGGCCACGCGATGA
- a CDS encoding alcohol dehydrogenase catalytic domain-containing protein → MKVARLYSATDIRIEEMPTPEPGPGQALVRTRACGICTGDIMGWYLARKAPLVFGHEPAGDIVALGSGVEGYREGDRVFVHHHAPCGTCRHCRRGHYVHCRTWRRTNLYPGGMAEYFLVGPENLAADTLRLPDTMSYAAGSLVEPAACAVKSLRRADLRPGDTVLIVGLGIMGQLHVLLARQLGVRVVAADLVDFRLQKALALGADAVIDVRQTTLAQGMMDVGGGEKADAVIVGPGSIEAIEAGIAAAGPGARVVLFTSSKPGDVLPLKPSELYFDEISLVPSYSCGPDDTRRAFEALAEGVLREEDLITHRFGLERINEAFAAAARVDEALKTIVEF, encoded by the coding sequence ATGAAAGTCGCCCGTCTCTACAGCGCCACCGACATCCGCATCGAAGAGATGCCGACACCCGAGCCGGGGCCCGGACAGGCGCTGGTGCGAACGCGCGCGTGCGGCATCTGCACCGGCGACATCATGGGTTGGTATCTGGCGCGCAAGGCGCCGCTCGTCTTCGGACACGAGCCCGCCGGCGACATCGTCGCGCTCGGCAGCGGCGTGGAAGGGTATCGCGAGGGCGATCGCGTCTTCGTGCACCATCACGCGCCGTGCGGAACCTGCCGTCACTGCCGGCGCGGGCATTACGTGCACTGCAGGACCTGGCGAAGGACCAATCTGTATCCGGGCGGCATGGCCGAATACTTCCTGGTCGGCCCGGAAAACCTGGCTGCCGATACGCTGCGCCTGCCCGACACCATGAGCTACGCCGCCGGCAGCCTGGTCGAGCCCGCTGCCTGCGCCGTCAAATCGCTCAGACGAGCGGACCTGCGACCGGGCGATACGGTGCTGATCGTCGGTCTCGGGATCATGGGGCAGCTCCACGTCCTGCTGGCCAGGCAGCTCGGCGTGCGGGTGGTCGCCGCCGACCTCGTCGATTTCCGGCTGCAGAAGGCGCTGGCGCTTGGCGCCGATGCGGTCATCGACGTCCGGCAGACGACGCTGGCTCAGGGGATGATGGACGTCGGCGGCGGGGAGAAGGCCGATGCCGTGATCGTCGGCCCCGGTTCGATCGAAGCCATCGAGGCCGGAATCGCTGCGGCCGGCCCGGGCGCGCGCGTCGTGCTGTTCACGAGCTCCAAGCCGGGAGACGTGCTGCCGCTCAAGCCCTCGGAGCTCTACTTCGACGAGATCTCGCTGGTGCCGAGCTACTCGTGCGGACCCGACGATACGCGGCGCGCCTTCGAGGCCCTTGCCGAGGGCGTTCTGCGCGAGGAGGATCTCATCACGCACCGTTTCGGCCTGGAGCGCATCAATGAAGCCTTCGCCGCCGCCGCCAGGGTCGACGAAGCGCTGAAGACGATCGTGGAGTTCTGA